Proteins from a genomic interval of Hydrogenophaga sp. PAMC20947:
- the hemL gene encoding glutamate-1-semialdehyde 2,1-aminomutase — protein MTDRNQILFDRAKALIPGGVNSPVRAFKAVGGTPRFVQRAQGAYFWDANGQKYIDYIGSWGPMILGHGHPAVLEAVQKAALEGFSFGAPTEREIELAEEIIKLVPSIDMVRLVSSGTEAGMSAIRLARGATGRKRIIKFEGCYHGHADALLVKAGSGLATFGTATSAGVPPEVVQHTMVLEYNNVEQIEAAFAEYGHEVACLIIEPIAGNMNFVRSSVPFMKRCRELCTEHGALFAFDEVMTGFRVALGGAQSVYAQLIPGFEPDMTIMGKVIGGGMPLAAFGAKRAVMEQLAPLGTVYQAGTLSGNPVATACGLATLKEIQKPGFFDKLSATTRSLVDGLTAAAKAEGIPFCGDSQGGMFGVFLFDELPQNYAKVMTTDSTRFNKLFHGLLDRGVYIAPALYEAGFVSAAHTAQDIADTVSAAKEVFKTL, from the coding sequence ATGACCGACCGCAACCAAATCCTCTTCGACCGCGCCAAAGCCCTCATTCCCGGTGGCGTGAACTCACCGGTACGCGCCTTCAAAGCCGTGGGTGGTACGCCACGTTTTGTACAGCGCGCACAAGGCGCTTACTTCTGGGATGCGAACGGCCAGAAATACATCGACTACATCGGGTCCTGGGGCCCGATGATCCTGGGACACGGCCACCCGGCCGTGCTGGAAGCGGTGCAAAAAGCGGCTCTGGAGGGCTTCTCTTTCGGTGCCCCTACCGAGCGCGAGATCGAGCTGGCCGAAGAAATCATCAAGCTGGTGCCCAGCATTGACATGGTGCGCCTGGTCAGCTCCGGCACCGAAGCCGGCATGAGCGCCATCCGGCTGGCCCGCGGCGCCACCGGGCGCAAAAGGATCATCAAATTCGAAGGCTGCTACCACGGCCACGCCGATGCGCTGCTGGTGAAAGCCGGATCGGGTCTGGCCACCTTTGGCACGGCAACCAGCGCCGGCGTACCGCCAGAGGTGGTGCAACACACCATGGTTCTGGAATACAACAACGTGGAGCAGATCGAGGCTGCCTTCGCCGAGTATGGCCACGAGGTCGCCTGCCTGATCATCGAGCCCATTGCCGGCAACATGAACTTTGTGCGCTCCTCAGTGCCGTTCATGAAGCGCTGCCGCGAGCTCTGTACCGAACACGGTGCCCTGTTTGCCTTTGACGAAGTGATGACCGGTTTCCGCGTGGCCCTGGGCGGCGCACAAAGCGTTTATGCCCAGCTCATCCCAGGCTTTGAGCCCGACATGACCATCATGGGCAAGGTCATTGGTGGGGGCATGCCCTTGGCCGCATTTGGTGCCAAGCGCGCCGTGATGGAGCAGCTGGCCCCCCTGGGCACGGTGTACCAGGCAGGCACCCTGAGCGGCAACCCTGTGGCCACCGCATGCGGATTGGCGACGCTGAAAGAAATCCAGAAGCCGGGCTTCTTCGACAAACTCTCAGCGACCACACGCTCGCTGGTGGATGGCCTCACCGCCGCCGCGAAGGCCGAAGGCATCCCCTTCTGCGGCGACAGCCAAGGTGGCATGTTCGGGGTGTTCCTTTTCGACGAACTCCCTCAGAACTATGCCAAGGTGATGACCACCGACAGCACCCGCTTCAACAAGCTGTTCCACGGCCTGCTGGACCGCGGGGTGTACATCGCGCCGGCGTTGTATGAAGCGGGGTTCGTGAGTGCTGCACACACGGCACAGGACATCGCCGACACCGTCTCAGCCGCCAAAGAAGTCTTCAAAACCCTGTAA
- a CDS encoding methyl-accepting chemotaxis protein, which produces MAADDVPEPMASSTDQVTVPLLGTKPPEEHRRTLTMLLAVFLVVLAGSVFYVLSQTEKLSQQVAASGQALMQSQRLAKSVSQALVGTPSAFAEVRDSSEVLGSSLKAFTEGSDSMSVEALGTAYQGQLDELKPGVESATKNAEVVLNQEKILTQVGDSLRLINRQSSDLLEIAETISSLKLEANAPSTEISASGQLVMLTQRIGKSANEFLTLEGVSPEAVFLLGKDLNTFKEISDGLLKGSEELRLRASNDPQIRERLEALQALYEKTRTEAGAILGNLQGLASAREAQAAIVTGSEPLRLGLQKLQASLSSRSGLGGVELIALLGSALLALLSGAGLAYVQLQESRQRQMEAEGQRHAAVSLEQDAKRVNDANQAAILRLMNELQTVAEGDLTQEATVTEDITGAIADSVNYTVEELRSLVSNVQATATRVAQTTSAVESTSTELLAASNEQLREIRETGQSVVDMAKRINQVSGQAQESASVARVSLQAAESGLQAVQNAIGGMNTIRDQIQETSKRIKRLGESSQEIGEITELISDITEQTNVLALNAAIQAASAGEAGRGFSVVAEEVQRLAERSADATRQIAALVKTIQTDTQDAVGAMERSTQGVVEGARLSDNAGTALSEIDQVSRRLADLIEQISDAASREADSANEVAGNIQHIFAVTEQTGEGTRSTAQQVRELSAMAEELRQSVSRFKIA; this is translated from the coding sequence ATGGCTGCGGACGATGTGCCCGAGCCCATGGCGTCTTCGACCGATCAGGTCACTGTCCCTTTGTTGGGGACCAAGCCGCCCGAAGAGCATCGTCGAACCTTGACCATGTTGCTGGCCGTGTTCCTGGTGGTGCTGGCCGGTTCCGTGTTCTATGTGTTGAGTCAGACCGAAAAACTGAGTCAGCAGGTGGCGGCCAGTGGTCAGGCGCTGATGCAGTCGCAACGACTTGCCAAAAGCGTGTCGCAGGCCTTGGTGGGAACACCTTCGGCTTTCGCTGAAGTCCGTGACAGTTCCGAGGTGCTCGGCAGCAGCCTCAAAGCCTTTACGGAAGGCAGCGACAGCATGTCGGTGGAGGCATTGGGGACGGCCTATCAGGGGCAGCTCGATGAGCTCAAGCCAGGCGTGGAATCGGCCACAAAGAACGCTGAAGTGGTGTTGAACCAGGAAAAAATCCTGACCCAGGTGGGTGATTCGCTGCGCTTGATCAACCGCCAGTCGTCGGATTTGCTGGAAATCGCAGAGACCATTTCTTCGCTGAAGCTCGAAGCCAATGCGCCATCGACCGAGATTTCAGCATCCGGTCAGCTCGTGATGTTGACCCAGCGTATCGGTAAATCTGCCAACGAATTCTTGACCCTGGAAGGGGTGAGTCCGGAGGCCGTGTTCTTGCTGGGCAAGGATTTGAACACCTTCAAGGAAATTTCGGATGGTCTGCTCAAAGGCAGCGAAGAACTGCGTTTGCGCGCCTCCAACGATCCGCAGATTCGGGAGCGTCTGGAAGCCCTTCAGGCCCTCTATGAAAAGACCCGCACGGAAGCGGGTGCCATTCTGGGCAACCTGCAAGGTCTGGCTTCAGCGCGCGAGGCCCAGGCGGCCATCGTAACGGGCAGCGAGCCGCTGCGTTTGGGCTTGCAAAAATTGCAGGCGAGTCTGTCTTCGCGATCGGGTCTGGGGGGCGTGGAGCTGATCGCTCTGCTCGGCTCGGCTTTGTTGGCGCTGCTCAGTGGTGCTGGTCTGGCCTATGTGCAGCTGCAGGAAAGCCGCCAGCGCCAGATGGAAGCTGAAGGGCAGCGCCACGCGGCTGTGTCCCTGGAGCAGGATGCCAAACGGGTGAATGACGCCAACCAGGCAGCCATTTTGCGCCTGATGAACGAATTGCAGACGGTGGCTGAAGGCGACTTGACACAAGAAGCCACGGTGACCGAAGACATCACGGGCGCCATCGCCGACTCGGTGAACTACACGGTGGAAGAGCTGCGATCGCTGGTGAGTAACGTGCAGGCCACGGCCACCCGAGTGGCGCAAACCACCTCGGCGGTGGAAAGCACCTCAACCGAGCTGCTGGCCGCTTCCAACGAACAGTTGCGCGAGATTCGCGAAACCGGTCAGTCGGTGGTGGACATGGCGAAGCGCATCAACCAGGTGTCGGGCCAGGCGCAAGAGTCCGCTTCGGTGGCCCGTGTGTCGCTGCAAGCTGCAGAGTCGGGTTTGCAGGCGGTGCAGAACGCCATCGGCGGTATGAATACCATCCGGGACCAGATCCAGGAAACATCCAAGCGGATCAAGCGACTGGGTGAGTCCTCGCAAGAGATTGGTGAAATCACCGAGCTGATTTCTGACATTACGGAACAAACCAACGTGCTGGCTTTGAATGCTGCCATTCAGGCCGCCTCTGCTGGTGAAGCCGGCCGTGGTTTCTCGGTGGTGGCAGAAGAAGTGCAGCGGCTGGCCGAGCGGTCTGCCGACGCCACGCGTCAGATTGCCGCTCTGGTGAAAACCATTCAGACCGACACGCAAGATGCAGTTGGCGCCATGGAGCGCTCTACACAAGGTGTGGTCGAGGGGGCCCGGCTGTCTGACAACGCGGGTACTGCGCTGTCCGAGATTGACCAGGTGTCGCGCCGATTGGCCGACCTGATTGAACAGATTTCCGATGCTGCTTCCCGCGAAGCCGATTCGGCCAACGAAGTGGCTGGCAACATCCAGCACATTTTTGCCGTGACCGAACAAACGGGTGAAGGTACCCGTTCGACCGCGCAGCAGGTGCGTGAACTCTCTGCCATGGCCGAAGAGCTGCGCCAATCGGTGTCGCGTTTCAAGATCGCCTGA
- a CDS encoding chemotaxis protein CheW — translation MSNKRQSLKDLQERLAKRLSEAKTQAISASWLAVEVDRSRYLLPLVQSGEIFPWTSLQIVPYTQEWYAGVVSLRGGLHGVIDLFRFPGLRSDAESGRGSSSADRVSSESRLVSLHTALGVNAVLWVDRLLGLRNPAMFAALGEAIPEASKFSPRTLIDHQGVAWHELDLQLLSTSPEFLAIAA, via the coding sequence ATGTCCAACAAGCGTCAGTCACTCAAAGATCTTCAGGAGCGCCTCGCCAAACGGCTGAGTGAAGCCAAAACTCAGGCGATTTCCGCTTCGTGGCTGGCGGTCGAAGTCGATCGAAGCCGGTACCTGCTGCCGCTGGTGCAGTCAGGTGAGATTTTCCCCTGGACCTCGCTGCAGATCGTCCCCTATACCCAGGAGTGGTACGCGGGCGTGGTCAGCTTGCGGGGAGGCCTTCACGGCGTGATTGATTTGTTTCGCTTTCCGGGTTTGCGGTCCGATGCGGAGAGCGGGCGCGGTTCGTCGTCTGCCGACCGCGTCAGTTCGGAATCACGTCTGGTCAGTCTGCATACCGCGCTGGGGGTCAATGCCGTGTTGTGGGTCGATCGATTGCTCGGCCTGCGCAATCCCGCCATGTTTGCGGCGCTGGGTGAAGCGATCCCGGAAGCATCAAAGTTTTCCCCTCGGACATTGATTGATCACCAAGGTGTTGCCTGGCACGAGCTGGATTTGCAACTGTTGTCGACCAGTCCCGAATTTCTCGCCATCGCTGCATGA
- a CDS encoding rubredoxin, which yields MTDSKTWMCLICGWIYDEATGDPEHGLAAGTAWADVPMNWTCPECGARKEDFEMVQI from the coding sequence ATGACCGACTCGAAGACTTGGATGTGCCTGATTTGTGGCTGGATTTACGATGAAGCCACCGGCGATCCGGAGCATGGCCTTGCGGCGGGAACAGCGTGGGCCGATGTCCCGATGAACTGGACCTGCCCTGAGTGTGGCGCGCGCAAGGAAGACTTCGAGATGGTGCAAATCTGA
- a CDS encoding response regulator — translation MPIHKVLVVDDSKTELMVLSELLGKNGYSVRTAENAEEAFRRLGEEKPELILMDVVMPGQNGFQLTRAIARDPQFSAIPIIMCTSKNQETDRVWGMRQGARDYVTKPVNAEELLSKIRALG, via the coding sequence ATGCCTATACACAAAGTTCTCGTGGTCGATGATTCCAAGACCGAGCTCATGGTCCTGTCCGAGCTTTTGGGAAAAAATGGCTACAGCGTGCGTACCGCCGAGAATGCCGAGGAGGCCTTTCGTCGGTTGGGCGAAGAAAAGCCGGAACTCATTTTGATGGACGTGGTGATGCCCGGTCAGAATGGCTTTCAGCTGACTCGGGCCATTGCCCGGGATCCCCAGTTCTCTGCTATTCCCATCATCATGTGCACCAGCAAAAATCAGGAGACCGATCGGGTCTGGGGCATGCGCCAAGGGGCTCGTGACTACGTCACCAAGCCCGTGAATGCCGAAGAGCTGTTGTCCAAAATTCGGGCCCTGGGCTGA
- a CDS encoding bifunctional hydroxymethylpyrimidine kinase/phosphomethylpyrimidine kinase has translation MPNIPDAAEDAISETPVAEGLPCVMTFNANDPSGTGGLAADLTAMSSASAHVLAVVTGCYVRDTTEIHDHFAFDEEAVTDQARCALEDMPVQAFKVGFVGSPENLSAIAAITTDYAQIPVITYMPDLSWWDELAIDSYLDACTELLLPQTTVLVGNHSTLCRWLLPDWDGDRTPGPRDVARAAAEHGVPYTLVTGFNAADQYLESHLASPESVLATARYERFEATFGGAGDTLSAALCALIAGGSDLQAACAEALTYLDQCLDAGFQPGMGHAIPDRLFWAHEDDDGADEPAGAGTLDANDFPLDTTRH, from the coding sequence ATGCCCAACATCCCTGACGCAGCAGAAGACGCCATCAGCGAAACACCCGTCGCGGAGGGCTTGCCTTGCGTGATGACCTTCAACGCCAATGATCCCAGTGGAACAGGCGGGTTGGCGGCAGACCTGACCGCCATGTCCAGCGCTTCAGCGCATGTGCTGGCTGTGGTCACCGGTTGCTATGTGCGCGACACCACCGAGATCCACGACCACTTCGCTTTCGACGAAGAGGCGGTGACCGATCAGGCGCGCTGTGCGCTGGAGGACATGCCTGTGCAAGCCTTCAAAGTCGGCTTTGTGGGCAGCCCGGAAAACCTCAGTGCAATCGCCGCCATCACCACCGACTACGCGCAGATTCCGGTGATCACCTACATGCCCGATCTGTCGTGGTGGGATGAACTGGCCATCGACTCGTACCTGGATGCCTGCACCGAATTGCTGCTGCCCCAGACCACGGTCCTGGTGGGCAATCACAGCACGCTGTGCCGTTGGCTGTTGCCCGATTGGGACGGTGACCGGACCCCGGGTCCGCGTGACGTCGCACGCGCGGCTGCTGAGCACGGTGTGCCCTACACGCTGGTCACAGGATTCAATGCTGCGGATCAGTACCTGGAAAGCCATCTGGCCTCGCCTGAATCTGTGCTGGCAACGGCGCGGTACGAGCGGTTCGAAGCCACGTTCGGCGGCGCCGGCGACACGCTATCGGCAGCCCTGTGTGCCTTGATTGCAGGAGGATCTGATCTGCAGGCTGCCTGCGCCGAGGCCCTCACCTACCTGGACCAATGCCTGGACGCAGGCTTTCAACCCGGCATGGGGCACGCGATTCCCGACCGCCTGTTCTGGGCACACGAAGACGACGACGGTGCCGACGAGCCTGCTGGTGCCGGGACGCTGGATGCCAACGATTTCCCCCTGGACACCACCCGGCACTGA
- a CDS encoding response regulator — protein sequence MVSTTPALKVLVVDDSNTIRRSAEIFLKQGGHEVLLAEDGFDALAKINDYQPDLVFCDILMPRLDGYQTCAIIKRNVRFSDIPVVMLSSKDGVFDKARGRMVGSQEYLTKPFTKDQLLQAVQQFGSQPSGVA from the coding sequence ATTGTGAGCACGACACCTGCCTTGAAAGTTCTGGTGGTGGATGACAGCAACACCATCCGCCGAAGTGCTGAAATTTTTCTCAAACAGGGCGGCCACGAAGTGTTGCTCGCTGAGGATGGTTTTGATGCTCTGGCCAAGATCAATGACTACCAGCCCGACTTGGTCTTTTGCGACATCCTCATGCCGCGTCTTGATGGGTACCAGACCTGTGCCATTATCAAGCGCAATGTCCGTTTTTCAGATATCCCTGTGGTCATGCTGTCTTCCAAGGACGGCGTCTTTGACAAGGCCCGGGGGCGCATGGTGGGTTCGCAGGAATACCTCACCAAGCCATTCACCAAAGACCAGCTCTTGCAAGCCGTGCAGCAGTTTGGATCACAACCGTCCGGAGTAGCCTGA